In Drosophila santomea strain STO CAGO 1482 chromosome 3L, Prin_Dsan_1.1, whole genome shotgun sequence, a single window of DNA contains:
- the LOC120448217 gene encoding trichohyalin isoform X2 → MESKRSKKGRKSRTSESENPSNHQQEQQPHQHHPWDEVSLPGAGTGPTEQPTILLINGIASDSQLEDKQSKAAALKLALDNNNSEATATAPAQPHQVPTTPGGSHLLDFESHLIESIADEASGVGIRELTPLEQELQQGTSKAGTNDTEPVIEVEPAGVRTIQPVEISPPAHQIAEVDETATPSEEVRRTAEQLVDEIEQELIQALSRDVDEAQRVHEDQVQRDRDEINALTQQVEVQLNELTGILKNKPQAEIVLELPAEEEEQKPKPFVAAPSELKLVEVPTPKTEAEEQERKEFIDSLPQIEQNRLQGGSGSEETDAQKLSADCKREYYQSLKKYLLHSSQEKPPVPLQTYRWEDLKRAKERGGYPWTHLYKRPLGPDEQPEIVLLLRKSQELRFKSESPKSLKKVRYDEQVLVKETERYIQDLSEDEAVATTTDDSSEESSDSETESERDQHNEDALSECISCVSDSVLAVGGHARPRKTNRLAHIRDLIRRRRSGRTHEDAQSLPGNSANPSRQSSLHELAPPPGSLIPNAEKPSKSSKPKQGFDIMKKLKSLAERQKKRLNNIKRITLKKDDKIVLGEQQKIMKLKASPKSDRGEIPHFIEKQDSDEILELVEYDESPCRKRTKEELLEDQPSGSGRVPEPDEIIELPVVKAEAEAPTVEVTEPVEEKLDLKEEKESEAEAEAEEDPPKKTPRIRREHVYEEIGQAGTLELVDQPILELESLKKSLTRQDNLAIDEIEAAKAVPLDRMGSSEEEQVTAGKPGALFAPISSIDSTSSDEDRARLAQLSPVTEESDEPMDISPDLRPSLKKEASPAPSDKKVTFSHVEDEAEPHREDVELPEDVLEAATNAAKWKNESDHEYEPVGVTPAHESSPAPSPQSELQLPMDIDLPLSSAGTTPRTESRTDYEIHTSQVDSSALEELPLQPENRRKGFMASAQDRTKKMQDGIRLQAGKIRTRLQTKPKPKPVSGSPKAKAKERRRFKAPEFSKIKMPEIKRPDMSKLKELKRPEFTKFNKPDMSKFKLPEKFSTLKLRRSKSFKENEGDVVSDETPEGTGGTASPTQPAPKKKFEFNFGTYPRAFRKKKPVEEPVAVATESSLGTEGLSVIPSTETQPSQTSTSSPQGDRGPGPVRSRWADKFSDVSYNDSEGSRYRRYGSELESFDRESSLERRMKEDLEGTEDTASEAQPQQEMGILGVVADNKQFAEFDEENRAIHEISSKRSREFKRRPMVHQDSDLRSEDSRDAEGWTEKDIQKNKLLRKAELEAEAGFYKFHDLQDAQSTASSGQKVVMEPIDDDEFFLRKRGISEDNIQLRQYISEAIREGYEMPNALKHVGYSAEQVPSEFADYDVPPAKPRRLHRNYQPDFDSQEFQRSDYGDDLSMSQNGSEFTPKRPLRKARSRSKYSIEGSQDIPQDGGSSIHYFEDDEEYLRPPVRDQPITDSEQALNNLDLGGKAAAMIQEEMEQELQNKPRPQAPRRQKKRTRDDASVDKDADSFFNGFGGRSVSNTFLQPHEDVIVYRTEHEYRHIPLATPDRFTDATSARTQRSEDDRTSRGADSLILDGHIKSRPELEDNEDVDPRTRSDEKFVIDMLESDGYAVVRKETLPKPTPPARRKKFTRTPGERFATLPSIRGSRGSPPPARPPPPQQYVPTEDSPVVPRRRSAASLDEIPLMIKSNYESQKEKPKQPDEEDDYEEPGALDRSNLQSGAVINKMKFRPLPPPPRPPREKRSTRAGSQTHESYEDSEQVASSSQADSYDQGEFEVEVSTQTDPLPDDFVCEEFEITEDMKIIEPRRSNGSGNKTLEDLLRSVEAAQEQDEVDGARVLSEDEQLAKGLQRFRDANQRSMSERSRASSQADRSKSLSRPQTPSSAVIIERRVPTPSLTAGEDDATVQASLIVRPISAADLIDDDLRREEEELRREGLLSDSSVQSKSDVEDEHGEVALSDYAASTADLDAAVEQLQQAQLESDYESRLEDDEVERTLRDSEYEEEKFSEQEEEQETTKLEKELTEQELEEALEKELQEAMEKELSDYRQKEKEQESEQEQTFSEEELAASEIDYHQSEEEQATSERDYHPSEDEHPLSEREQPLSEEEHTLSDTEHPQTEPESQEVEDTIQKSTASEPTEAEVELKFVATLPTEPAFGDKEEEPEEPPLPPPRRKSTTALEPIATSVLTIAEQSSREMTPIQTLQSAPEPQFPSHLAELEVERLRVHALQAGQIQVSQLHGNQVKADDLQCKSGQLVVQNIELPPGFIDDIVERVQREQQRPSLLTTETQTSRQASSEPATSEKELPVKPPRHSKTTEQAPSAPNLDEQTQTEAGLLPLPPPPAVYPSVEYLQSLAPLAFFNLQRSAEAEQAEALTATERKAPHKCRRRHVQEPIEVESGSEAEEQLVERPRSRSRRSRTRSATQPLEEDYDDDQPKTVVHAGRQFVSACSLELVNVINQLTHYVRGEAVEPQQATRNIPALMLLFILIGVLVFLLTGRQVHTHHWDYFNPPGNDHGRQT, encoded by the exons TGTCGCTACCTGGCGCTGGAACTGGCCCCACTGAGCAGCCGACCATACTACTGATCAACGGCATCGCCAGCGATTCGCAGCTCGAGGATAAGCAGTCCAAAGCAGCCGCCTTAAAGTTAGCCCTcgataacaacaacagcgaggcaacagcaacagcaccagcacaGCCGCACCAAGTGCCCACCACTCCGGGTGGCTCCCATCTGCTGGACTTCGAGTCGCATCTCATCGAGAGCATTGCCGACGAAGCCAGTGGCGTTGGGATCAGGGAGCTAACTCCGCTCGAGCAGGAACTGCAGCAGGGCACATCCAAGGCGGGCACCAATGACACGGAGCCAGTCATCGAGGTAGAACCAGCTGGTGTCAGGACCATACAGCCAGTGGAAATCTCACCGCCAGCTCATCAAATCGCCGAGGTTGACGAGACGGCCACTCCGTCGGAGGAAGTACGTCGCACTGCCGAGCAGTTGGTGGATGAGATCGAACAGGAGCTGATCCAGGCACTCAGCCGGGATGTAGACGAGGCGCAGCGCGTGCACGAGGATCAGGTCCAGCGGGATCGCGACGAGATCAACGCACTCACCCAACAAGTCGAGGTCCAGTTGAATGAGCTGACCGGCATCCTTAAGAACAAGCCCCAGGCGGAGATTGTCTTGGAACTGCCAGCGGAGGAGGAAgagcaaaagccaaagccattTGTGGCCGCTCCCAGTGAATTGAAGCTCGTGGAGGTACCCACACCCAAAACCGAGGCTGAGGAACAGGAACGCAAGGAGTTCATCGACTCACTGCCCCAAATCGAGCAGAATCGCCTGCAGGGAGGCAGTGGATCAGAGGAGACGGATGCTCAAAAACTGTCGGCTGACTGCAAACGGGAGTACTACCAGTCGCTGAAGAAGTACCTCCTGCACAGCAGCCAGGAGAAGCCACCAGTGCCACTGCAAACATATCGCTGGGAGGACCTTAAACGAGCCAAAGAGCGG GGCGGCTATCCCTGGACACATTTGTACAAACGGCCACTGGGACCCGACGAGCAGCCGGAGATTGTGCTGCTCCTGCGAAAGTCCCAGGAACTGCGCTTCAAGTCCGAGTCACCCAAGTCCCTGAAGAAGGTACGCTACGACGAGCAGGTGCTGGTGAAGGAGACCGAACGTTATATTCAGGACCTTTCTGAGGACGAGGCGgtagccaccaccaccgacgACAGCAGCGAGGAGTCCTCCGATTCAGAGACCGAATCTGAACGGGATCAGCACAACGAAGACGCTCTAAGTGAGTGCATCTCCTGCGTTTCCGACTCCGTGCTAGCGGTTGGAGGTCACGCCCGACCACGGAAGACGAATCGCCTGGCCCACATCCGTGACCTCATCCGGCGCAGGCGCAGCGGACGCACTCACGAGGACGCCCAGTCACTGCCCGGTAACTCCGCTAATCCCAGTCGACAGAGTAGCCTTCACGAATTAGCTCCTCCGCCGGGATCTCTCATACCCAACGCCGAGAAGCCTTCGAAGTCCAGCAAACCCAAACAGGGATTCGACATCATGAAGAAATTGAAGAGCCTGGCCGAGCGCCAGAAGAAGCGGCTGAACAACATTAAGAGGATCACCCTGAAGAAGGACGACAAAATTGTTCTCGGCGAGCAGCAGAAGATCATGAAGCTTAAGGCCTCACCCAAATCGGATCGTGGCGAGATTCCCCACTTCATCGAGAAGCAGGACTCCGACGAAATCCTAGAGCTGGTGGAGTACGATGAGTCGCCCTGCCGCAAGCGCACCAAGGAGGAGCTACTGGAAGATCAGCCCAGTGGCAGTGGAAGAGTGCCTGAGCCCGATGAGATCATCGAGCTGCCGGTGGTCAAAGCTGAGGCAGAGGCTCCCACAGTGGAAGTCACCGAACCCGTAGAGGAGAAGCTGGATCTTAAAGAAGAAAAGGAATcggaagcagaagcagaagcagaggAGGACCCGCCCAAGAAAACACCTCGCATCCGGCGGGAGCATGTCTACGAAGAAATTGGTCAGGCTGGAACACTGGAACTTGTGGATCAGCCAATACTGGAGCTGGAATCTCTGAAGAAGTCTCTGACGCGTCAGGACAATCTCGCCATCGATGAGATCGAGGCGGCCAAGGCAGTGCCTCTGGATCGCATGGGCAGCAGCGAGGAGGAGCAAGTGACCGCCGGCAAGCCAGGCGCACTATTTGCCCCCATCTCGTCCATAGACTCCACCTCCTCGGATGAGGATCGCGCCCGACTGGCACAGCTTTCGCCCGTCACCGAGGAGAGTGATGAACCCATGGATATCAGTCCAGATCTGCGTCCATCCCTTAAGAAGGAAGCCTCTCCAGCGCCCTCGGACAAGAAGGTGACATTTTCGCACGTCGAAGACGAAGCGGAACCGCATCGTGAGGATGTCGAGCTGCCCGAGGATGTCCTGGAGGCGGCCACCAATGCCGCCAAATGGAAAAACGAGAG TGATCATGAATACGAGCCCGTGGGCGTGACGCCGGCGCACGAATCCTCGCCAGCACCTAGCCCCCAAAGCGAACTGCAGCTACCCATGGACATCGACTTACCGCTCAGTTCTGCTGGCACCACGCCTCGCACCGAATCCCGCACGGACTACGAAATCCACACCAGCCAAGTGGACTCGAGCGCATTGGAGGAGCTGCCGTTGCAGCCGGAGAACCGACGCAAGGGTTTCATGGCTTCGGCCCAGGATAGAACCAAGAAGATGCAAGATGGGATCCGTCTGCAAGCTGGAAAAATACGCACCCGACTCCAAACCAagccgaaaccgaaacccgTTTCCGGAAGTCCCAAAGCCAAGGCCAAGGAGCGACGACGCTTCAAGGCTCCCGAGTTCTCGAAGATCAAGATGCCTGAGATTAAGCGACCGGATATGTCCAAATTGAAAGAGCTGAAGCGACCCGAGTTCACCAAGTTTAACAAGCCGGACATGTCCAAGTTCAAGTTGCCGGAGAAGTTCTCCACCCTGAAGCTGCGTCGTAGCAAGAGCTTTAAGGAAAACGAGGGCGATGTGGTTTCAGATGAGACCCCGGAGGGCACAGGAGGCACAGCATCCCCCACTCAGCCGGCGCCAAAGAAGAAGTTCGAGTTCAACTTCGGCACCTATCCACGTGCTTTCCGTAAGAAGAAGCCGGTGGAGGAACCTGTTGCGGTGGCCACTGAGTCCTCACTGGGAACAGAAGGCCTTAGTGTGATTCCCAGCACGGAGACGCAACCGTCGCAGACTTCTACCAGCTCTCCGCAAGGTGATCGTGGACCCGGACCGGTTCGTTCCCGCTGGGCCGATAAGTTCTCCGATGTGAGCTACAACGATAGCGAAGGATCACGTTACCGGCGCTACGGCAGCGAACTGGAGAGCTTCGACCGGGAATCCTCTCTGGAGCGACGCATGAAGGAGGATCTGGAGGGCACCGAAGATACGGCCAGTGAGGCACAGCCTCAACAGGAGATGGGCATCTTGGGCGTGGTGGCGGATAACAAACAGTTTGCCGAATTCGATGAGGAAAACCGGGCCATACACGAGATATCAAGTAAGAGATCCCGGGAGTTTAAGCGTCGCCCTATGGTTCATCAAGATTCGGATCTGCGCTCGGAGGATAGCAGAGATGCTGAGGGCTGGACGGAGAAGGATATACAGAAGAACAAGCTGCTGAGGAAGGCGGAATTGGAAGCGGAGGCCGGTTTTTACAAGTTCCACGACCTACAGGATGCCCAATCTACAGCCAGTTCTGGCCAAAAGGTGGTCATGGAGCCAATCGATGATGATGAGTTCTTCCTGCGTAAGCGCGGTATTTCCGAGGATAACATCCAGTTGCGACAGTACATCAGTGAAGCTATTCGCGAAGGTTACGAAATGCCCAATGCTCTAAAGCACGTGGGTTACTCCGCCGAGCAGGTTCCGTCAGAATTTGCTGACTACGATGTGCCTCCGGCCAAGCCACGTCGCCTGCATCGAAACTACCAGCCGGACTTTGATTCCCAGGAGTTTCAGCGCAGCGATTACGGCGACGATCTCTCCATGTCACAAAATGGCAGTGAGTTCACTCCGAAACGCCCACTTCGCAAGGCTCGCAGTCGCAGCAAATACTCGATTGAGGGCAGCCAGGACATCCCACAGGATGGTGGAAGCAGTATCCACTATTTCGAAGACGACGAGGAGTACCTACGACCGCCGGTCAGGGATCAACCGATTACGGATTCCGAGCAGGCACTCAATAACCTCGATCTCGGCGGCAAGGCAGCGGCGATGATTCAGGAGGAGATGGAACAGGAGCTACAGAACAAGCCCCGTCCGCAGGCACCGAGGCGCCAGAAGAAACGCACAAGGGACGACGCATCCGTGGACAAGGATGCGGACTCCTTCTTCAACGGCTTCGGTGGTAGATCAGTATCGAACACCTTTTTGCAGCCACACGAAGAT GTAATTGTTTATCGCACTGAGCACGAATATCGTCACATACCGCTAGCCACGCCGGACAGATTTACGGATGCCACCTCTGCACGTACACAGCGTTCCGAGGACGACCGCACTTCCCGTGGTGCCGACTCTCTGATTCTGGACGGGCATATAAAGTCCCGGCCCGAGTTGGAGGACAACGAGGATGTGGACCCACGCACAAGGAGCGACGAGAAGTTCGTTATCGATATGCTGGAAAGTGATGG CTATGCGGTGGTCCGCAAGGAGACGCTCCCGAAGCCAACGCCACCTGCCCGCCGGAAGAAGTTCACACGAACGCCGGGTGAGCGGTTCGCCACGTTGCCCAGCATCCGAGGCTCTCGAGGATCACCGCCACCCGCACGACCACCGCCACCACAGCAGTACGTGCCAACAGAGGACTCTCCGGTGGTGCCACGCCGCAGATCCGCGGCCAGCCTGGATGAGATTCCTCTGATGATCAAGTCGAA CTACGAGTCACAGAAGGAAAAGCCGAAGCAGCCGGATGAGGAGGATGACTACGAGGAGCCGGGTGCTTTGGATCGCTCCAATTTGCAATCGGGCGCCGTCATTAACAAGATGAAGTTCCGACCactgccgccgccaccgcgTCCTCCGCGCGAGAAGCGATCCACGAGAGCCGGAAGCCAGACTCATGAGAGTTACGAGGACAGTGAACAGGTGGCCAGCTCCAGCCAGGCGGATAGTTACGACCAGGGTGAGTTCGAGGTGGAGGTGTCCACCCAGACGGATCCGCTGCCCGATGATTTTGTGTGCGAAGAGTTCGAGATCACTGAGGATATGAAAATCATCGAACCGCGACGATCCAATGGATCTGGTAACAAAACCCTGGAGGATCTGTTGCGCAGCGTAGAGGCAGCTCAGGAGCAGGATGAGGTAGATGGAGCTCGAGTTCTTTCCGAGGACGAGCAGCTGGCTAAAGGTCTGCAGAGATTCCGGGACGCCAATCAGCGCAGCATGTCGGAGCGATCGCGGGCTTCCTCCCAAGCAGATCGTTCCAAGTCGCTCAGCCGACCGCAGACGCCTTCATCGGCGGTGATCATCGAACGGCGTGTGCCCACTCCCAGTCTAACTGCTGGCGAGGATGATGCCACGGTGCAGGCCTCACTGATCGTAAGGCCCATTAGTGCCGCCGATTTGATTGACGATGATCTGCGACGGGAGGAAGAGGAACTTCGTCGCGAGGGCTTGCTCTCTGACAGCTCGGTGCAAAGTAAATCCGACGTGGAGGATGAGCACGGTGAGGTGGCATTGAGTGACTACGCCGCCAGTACGGCAGACTTGGACGCAGCGgtggagcaactgcagcaggcTCAGCTGGAGAGCGACTACGAGAGCAGACTGGAGGATGATGAAGTTGAACGCACGCTCAGGGACAGCGAGTATGAGGAGGAAAAGTTTTCGGAACAGGAAGAAGAGCAGGAAACAACGAAACTGGAAAAGGAACTAACTGAGCAGGAACTAGAGGAGGCTTTGGAGAAGGAACTGCAGGAAGCAATGGAGAAGGAGCTATCTGACTACCGCcaaaaggagaaggagcaggaatCAGAGCAAGAGCAAACCTTCTCCGAGGAGGAATTGGCTGCCTCAGAGATTGATTACCACCAATCTGAAGAGGAGCAGGCCACCTCAGAGCGTGATTATCACCCATCTGAGGATGAGCATCCATTGTCAGAGCGAGAACAGCCTCTTTCCGAGGAGGAGCACACTCTTTCCGACACGGAACACCCCCAGACTGAGCCCGAATCCCAGGAAGTGGAGGATACAATTCAAAAATCTACTGCTAGCGAACCCACCGAGGCCGAAGTTGAGCTCAAGTTCGTTGCCACTTTGCCCACCGAACCCGCTTTCGGAGACAAGGAGGAGGAACCAGAGGAGCCTCCTCTTCCACCACCACGTCGGAAGTCCACCACCGCCCTGGAACCAATTGCCACCTCAGTCCTGACCATCGCCGAACAGTCCAGCCGCGAGATGACGCCTATCCAAACGTTGCAATCCGCCCCAGAACCGCAGTTCCCCAGTCACCTGGCCGAATTGGAGGTGGAACGATTGCGAGTCCATGCATTGCAGGCTGGCCAGATTCAAGTATCGCAACTACATGGCAATCAAGTCAAAGCAGACGACCTGCAGTGCAAGTCTGGACAACTGGTGGTGCAAAATATCGAACTCCCGCCTGGATTTATTGACGATATTGTGGAGCGGGtgcagcgggagcagcagcGTCCATCTCTGCTAACCACCGAAACGCAGACCAGTCGGCAGGCAAGCAGCGAACCCGCCACCTCCGAGAAGGAGCTGCCCGTTAAACCACCACGTCATAGCAAGACCACCGAGCAAGCGCCATCCGCTCCCAATCTGGACGAGCAGACCCAGACGGAGGCTGGTTTGTTGCCACTACCTCCGCCGCCGGCGGTCTATCCCAGTGTTGAGTACCTCCAGTCTTTGGCTCCACTAGCCTTCTTCAACCTCCAGCGAAGCGCGGAGGCGGAGCAAGCGGAAGCCTTGACGGCAACGGAGAGAAAGGCGCCACACAAATGCCGACGTCGTCATGTCCAGGAGCCCATCGAAGTGGAATCAGGTTCCGAGGCAGAAGAACAGCTTGTGGAGCGACCACGCTCGCGATCGCGTCGCTCTCGCACCCGTAGTGCTACCCAACCATTGGAGGAAGACTACGACGATGATCAGCCCAAGACAGTTGTTCACGCTGGAAGGCAGTTTGTCTCTGCCTGCAGTCTGGAACTGGTGAACGTCATCAACCAACTGACTCACTATGTTCGAGGTGAAGCAGTGGAACCGCAACAGGCGACACGTAATATACCCGCACTGATGCTCCTCTTCATCCTGATCGGAGTTTTGGTATTCCTGTTAACGGGGCGGCAGGTGCACACCCATCATTGGGACTACTTTAATCCGCCCGGGAACGATCATGGCAGGCAGACGTGA